In Capsicum annuum cultivar UCD-10X-F1 chromosome 11, UCD10Xv1.1, whole genome shotgun sequence, one genomic interval encodes:
- the LOC107847917 gene encoding uncharacterized protein At4g28440 — protein MGEPKKQQPVFTKVDQLRPMATGLNLTVKVVNTKMVVPRGNQGRQMRLAECLVGDETGMIIFTARNDQVDMMKEGATVILRNAKIDMFKGSMRLAVDRWGRIEVTEPASFSVKEDSNLSLIEFEQVTVVEQ, from the exons ATGGGTGAACCAAAGAAGCAGCAACCAGTTTTTACTAAGGTTGATCAACTTAGACCAATGGCTACAGGGCTAAATCTTACTGTGAAGGTCGTTAATACTAAAATGGTAGTACCAAGGGGAAATCAAGGCCGTCAGATGCGATTGGCTGAATGTTTGGTTGGTGATGagactgggatgatcattttcaCTGCTAGAAATGATCAAG TCGACATGATGAAAGAAGGTGCTACTGTAATTCTGCGCAATGCGAAAATTGATATGTTCAAGGGATCAATGAGGCTTGCAGTGGACAGGTGGGGACGTATTGAAGTTACCGAACCTGCTAGTTTCTCTGTCAAGGAAGACAGTAATCTGTCCCTTATTGAGTTTGAACAAGTGACTGTTGTTGAGCAGTGA